A DNA window from Trichosurus vulpecula isolate mTriVul1 chromosome 2, mTriVul1.pri, whole genome shotgun sequence contains the following coding sequences:
- the HNRNPA3 gene encoding heterogeneous nuclear ribonucleoprotein A3 isoform X1, which produces MEVKQPPGRPQPDSGRRRRRRGEEGHDPKEPEQLRKLFIGGLSFETTDDSLREHFEKWGTLTDCVVMRDPQTKRSRGFGFVTYSCVEEVDAAMCARPHKVDGRVVEPKRAVSREDSVKPGAHLTVKKIFVGGIKEDTEEYNLRDYFEKYGKIETIEVMEDRQSGKKRGFAFVTFDDHDTVDKIVVQKYHTINGHNCEVKKALSKQEMQSAGSQRGRGGGSGNFMGRGGNFGGGGGNFGRGGNFGGRGGYGGGGGGGSRGSYGGGDGGYNGFGGDGGNYGGGPGYSSRGGYGGGGGPGYGNQGGGYGGGGGYDGYNEGGNFGGGNYGGSGNYNDFGNYSGQQQSNYGPMKGGSFGGRSSGSPYGGGYGSGGGSGGYGSRRF; this is translated from the exons ATGGAGGTAAAACAGCCGCCCGGCCGCCCCCAGCCCGACTCCGGCCGCCGTCGCCGCCGCCGGGGGGAGGAG gGTCATGATCCAAAGGAACCAGAGCAGTTGAGAAAACTGTTTATTGGTGGCTTGAGCTTTGAAACTACGGATGATAGTTTAAGAGAACACTTTGAAAAATGGGGCACTCTCACAGATTGTGTG GTGATGAGAGATCCCCAAACAAAACGTTCCAGAGGCTTTGGCTTCGTGACTTATTCTTGTGTAGAAGAGGTAGATGCAGCAATGTGTGCTCGGCCTCATAAGGTTGATGGGCGTGTAGTGGAACCAAAGAGAGCTGTTTCTAGAGAG gattcTGTAAAACCTGGTGCACATCTAACCGTGAAGAAAATTTTTGTTGGAGGTATTAAAGAAGATACAGAAGAATATAATTTAAGAGACTACTTTGAAAAGTATGGCAAGATCGAAACTATAGAAGTTATGGAAGATCGACagagtggaaagaagagaggatttgCTTTTGTAACTTTTGATGATCATGATACAGTTGACAAAATTGTTG TTCAGAAATATCATACTATTAATGGGCATAACTGTGAAGTGAAAAAGGCCCTTTCGAAGCAAGAGATGCAATCTGCTGGCTCACAAAGAG GTCGTGGAGGTGGCTCAGGCAATTTTATGGGTCGAGGAGGAAACTTTGGAGGTGGTGGAGGAAACTTTGGCCGTGGAGGAAACTTTGGTGGAAGAG GTggatatggtggtggtggtggtggtggcagcagaggCAGTTATGGAGGTGGAGATGGTGGATATAATGGATTTGGTGGTGATG gTGGCAACTATGGAGGTGGTCCTGGCTACAGTAGTAGAGGGGgttatggtggtggtggaggaccTGGATATGGAAACCAAGGTGGTGGatatggtggtggtggaggataTGATGGTTACAATGAAGGAGGAAATTTTGGTGGTG GTAACTATGGTGGCAGTGGAAACTATAATGATTTTGGAAATTATAGTGGGCAGCAGCAATCAAATTATGGACCCATGAAAGGAGGCAGTTTTGGTGGAAGGAGCTCAGGCAGTCCTTATGGTG GTGGTTATGGATCTGGTGGTGGAAGTGGTGGATATGGTAGCAGAAGGTTCTAA
- the HNRNPA3 gene encoding heterogeneous nuclear ribonucleoprotein A3 isoform X2, translating into MEGHDPKEPEQLRKLFIGGLSFETTDDSLREHFEKWGTLTDCVVMRDPQTKRSRGFGFVTYSCVEEVDAAMCARPHKVDGRVVEPKRAVSREDSVKPGAHLTVKKIFVGGIKEDTEEYNLRDYFEKYGKIETIEVMEDRQSGKKRGFAFVTFDDHDTVDKIVVQKYHTINGHNCEVKKALSKQEMQSAGSQRGRGGGSGNFMGRGGNFGGGGGNFGRGGNFGGRGGYGGGGGGGSRGSYGGGDGGYNGFGGDGGNYGGGPGYSSRGGYGGGGGPGYGNQGGGYGGGGGYDGYNEGGNFGGGNYGGSGNYNDFGNYSGQQQSNYGPMKGGSFGGRSSGSPYGGGYGSGGGSGGYGSRRF; encoded by the exons ATGGAG gGTCATGATCCAAAGGAACCAGAGCAGTTGAGAAAACTGTTTATTGGTGGCTTGAGCTTTGAAACTACGGATGATAGTTTAAGAGAACACTTTGAAAAATGGGGCACTCTCACAGATTGTGTG GTGATGAGAGATCCCCAAACAAAACGTTCCAGAGGCTTTGGCTTCGTGACTTATTCTTGTGTAGAAGAGGTAGATGCAGCAATGTGTGCTCGGCCTCATAAGGTTGATGGGCGTGTAGTGGAACCAAAGAGAGCTGTTTCTAGAGAG gattcTGTAAAACCTGGTGCACATCTAACCGTGAAGAAAATTTTTGTTGGAGGTATTAAAGAAGATACAGAAGAATATAATTTAAGAGACTACTTTGAAAAGTATGGCAAGATCGAAACTATAGAAGTTATGGAAGATCGACagagtggaaagaagagaggatttgCTTTTGTAACTTTTGATGATCATGATACAGTTGACAAAATTGTTG TTCAGAAATATCATACTATTAATGGGCATAACTGTGAAGTGAAAAAGGCCCTTTCGAAGCAAGAGATGCAATCTGCTGGCTCACAAAGAG GTCGTGGAGGTGGCTCAGGCAATTTTATGGGTCGAGGAGGAAACTTTGGAGGTGGTGGAGGAAACTTTGGCCGTGGAGGAAACTTTGGTGGAAGAG GTggatatggtggtggtggtggtggtggcagcagaggCAGTTATGGAGGTGGAGATGGTGGATATAATGGATTTGGTGGTGATG gTGGCAACTATGGAGGTGGTCCTGGCTACAGTAGTAGAGGGGgttatggtggtggtggaggaccTGGATATGGAAACCAAGGTGGTGGatatggtggtggtggaggataTGATGGTTACAATGAAGGAGGAAATTTTGGTGGTG GTAACTATGGTGGCAGTGGAAACTATAATGATTTTGGAAATTATAGTGGGCAGCAGCAATCAAATTATGGACCCATGAAAGGAGGCAGTTTTGGTGGAAGGAGCTCAGGCAGTCCTTATGGTG GTGGTTATGGATCTGGTGGTGGAAGTGGTGGATATGGTAGCAGAAGGTTCTAA
- the NFE2L2 gene encoding nuclear factor erythroid 2-related factor 2 isoform X2: protein MNLIDILWRQDIDLGARREVFDFSQRRKEHELEKQKKLEKERQEQLQKEQEKAFLAQLQLDEETGEFLPIQPAQHVEPSTSADYSQVADIPKAEALFFDDCMQLLTETFPFVEDDEVSSATFQSLVPDPIDSNPVFITSSQAQPPGSTVLQSVVDNSMQDIEQVWEELLSIPELQCLNIQNDKLAEATIAPSPEAKPTEIDNSYSFYTSLSTMEKEVASCSSDFLSAFEDSFDNMLPTEDPNQLRINSLNSDATINTDFCEEFYSTFIAETNINSSMPSPTHISQSLSELLNEPIDISDLSLCKAFNSNHPENTPECNDSDSGISVNTSSNTTSPEHSVESSICGDTPLSFSDSEMEEVDSAPGSIHQSSTRTQPVPLREDMSYPMSPTQGPAIPAPDVLHSVSTLKKELPTSPGHQKTPFTKDKHTSRLESHFTRDEMRAKALHIPFPVEKIINLRMDDFNEMMSKEQFNEAQLALIRDIRRRGKNKVAAQNCRKRKLENIVELEQDLDHLKDEKEKLLKEKGENDKSLHLLKKQLSTLYLEVFSMLRDENGDPYSPSEYSLQQTRDGNVFLVPKSKKPDIKRN, encoded by the exons ATGAATTTGATTGACATCCTCTGGAGACAAGATATAGATCTTGGGGCAAGGCGTGAAGTGTTTGACTTCAGTCAAAGGCGGAAAGAGCATgagctggaaaaacaaaagaaacttgaaaaggaaagacaagaacAACTCCAGAAGGAACAAGAGAAGGCCTTTCTGGCCCAGCTGCAGCTAGACGAAGAAACGGGTGAATTTCTCCCGATTCAGCCAGCCCAGCACGTTGAGCCTAGCACATCTGCCGACTACTCCCAG GTGGCGGACATCCCCAAAGCAGAAGCTCTTTTCTTTGATGACTGCATGCAGCTTTTGACAGAGACATTCCCATTTGTAGAAGATGACGAG GTTTCTTCAGCCACATTTCAGTCACTTGTTCCAGATCCCATTGACAGCAACCCAGTTTTCATTACTTCCAGTCAAGCTCAGCCACCTGGATCAACTGTCCTTCAGTCAGTAGTGGACAACAGTATGCAGGATATAGAGCAGGTGTGGGAGGAGCTGTTGTCCATTCCGGAGTTACAG TGTCTTAACATTCAAAATGACAAGCTGGCTGAGGCCACCATAGCTCCAAGTCCTGAAGCTAAACCAACAGAAATCGACAACAGTTACAGTTTCTACACTTCACTTTCgacaatggaaaaagaagtagCTTCCTGCAGTTCAGATTTCCTCAGTGCATTTGAGGACTCCTTTGACAACATGCTTCCCACAGAAGACCCTAACCAGTTGAGAATCAACTCTTTAAATTCAGATGCCACAATAAACACTGATTTTTGTGAGGAATTTTACTCCACATTCATAGCAGAAACAAACATAAACAGCAGTATGCCTTCCCCCACCCACATCAGCCAGTCACTCTCAGAACTTTTAAATGAGCCCATTGATATTTCTGACCTTTCGCTGTGTAAGGCTTTTAACAGCAACCATCCTGAAAACACACCAGAATGTAATGATTCTGACTCAGGCATTTCTGTGAACACAAGCTCCAACACGACATCGCCAGAACACTCAGTAGAGTCTTCCATCTGTGGAGACACACCGCTCAGCTTCAGTGATTCTGAAATGGAAGAGGTTGACAGTGCTCCTGGAAGCATACACCAGAGCAGCACCAGGACACAGCCAGTGCCATTGCGAGAGGACATGAGCTATCCAATGTCACCCACTCAGGGGCCAGCCATTCCAGCACCTGACGTGCTGCACAGTGTAAGCACACTAAAGAAAGAATTGCCCACCAGTCCTGGTCACCAGAAAACCCCATTCACAAAAGACAAGCACACAAGCCGCCTAGAATCCCATTTCACAAGAGATGAGATGAGAGCAAAAGCTCTTCATATCCCTTTCCCTGTAGAAAAAATTATTAACCTTCGTATGGATGATTTCAATGAAATGATGTCAAAAGAGCAGTTTAATGAGGCTCAGCTTGCACTTATTCGAGATATACGTAGGAGGGGCAAAAACAAGGTGGCTGCTCAGAACTGCcggaaaagaaaactggaaaatatagtGGAACTGGAGCAAGATTTGGATCActtaaaagatgaaaaggaaaagctgctcaaggaaaaaggagaaaatgacaaaagcCTCCATCTACTGAAAAAACAGCTCAGCACCTTATATCTCGAGGTCTTCAGCATGCTACGGGATGAAAATGGAGACCCCTATTCCCCTAGTGAGTATTCCCTGCAGCAAACAAGGGACGGAAATGTATTCCTTGTTCCCAAAAGCAAGAAACCTGACATTAAGAGAAATTAG
- the NFE2L2 gene encoding nuclear factor erythroid 2-related factor 2 isoform X1, with product MMDLELPPSQQDMNLIDILWRQDIDLGARREVFDFSQRRKEHELEKQKKLEKERQEQLQKEQEKAFLAQLQLDEETGEFLPIQPAQHVEPSTSADYSQVADIPKAEALFFDDCMQLLTETFPFVEDDEVSSATFQSLVPDPIDSNPVFITSSQAQPPGSTVLQSVVDNSMQDIEQVWEELLSIPELQCLNIQNDKLAEATIAPSPEAKPTEIDNSYSFYTSLSTMEKEVASCSSDFLSAFEDSFDNMLPTEDPNQLRINSLNSDATINTDFCEEFYSTFIAETNINSSMPSPTHISQSLSELLNEPIDISDLSLCKAFNSNHPENTPECNDSDSGISVNTSSNTTSPEHSVESSICGDTPLSFSDSEMEEVDSAPGSIHQSSTRTQPVPLREDMSYPMSPTQGPAIPAPDVLHSVSTLKKELPTSPGHQKTPFTKDKHTSRLESHFTRDEMRAKALHIPFPVEKIINLRMDDFNEMMSKEQFNEAQLALIRDIRRRGKNKVAAQNCRKRKLENIVELEQDLDHLKDEKEKLLKEKGENDKSLHLLKKQLSTLYLEVFSMLRDENGDPYSPSEYSLQQTRDGNVFLVPKSKKPDIKRN from the exons GATATGAATTTGATTGACATCCTCTGGAGACAAGATATAGATCTTGGGGCAAGGCGTGAAGTGTTTGACTTCAGTCAAAGGCGGAAAGAGCATgagctggaaaaacaaaagaaacttgaaaaggaaagacaagaacAACTCCAGAAGGAACAAGAGAAGGCCTTTCTGGCCCAGCTGCAGCTAGACGAAGAAACGGGTGAATTTCTCCCGATTCAGCCAGCCCAGCACGTTGAGCCTAGCACATCTGCCGACTACTCCCAG GTGGCGGACATCCCCAAAGCAGAAGCTCTTTTCTTTGATGACTGCATGCAGCTTTTGACAGAGACATTCCCATTTGTAGAAGATGACGAG GTTTCTTCAGCCACATTTCAGTCACTTGTTCCAGATCCCATTGACAGCAACCCAGTTTTCATTACTTCCAGTCAAGCTCAGCCACCTGGATCAACTGTCCTTCAGTCAGTAGTGGACAACAGTATGCAGGATATAGAGCAGGTGTGGGAGGAGCTGTTGTCCATTCCGGAGTTACAG TGTCTTAACATTCAAAATGACAAGCTGGCTGAGGCCACCATAGCTCCAAGTCCTGAAGCTAAACCAACAGAAATCGACAACAGTTACAGTTTCTACACTTCACTTTCgacaatggaaaaagaagtagCTTCCTGCAGTTCAGATTTCCTCAGTGCATTTGAGGACTCCTTTGACAACATGCTTCCCACAGAAGACCCTAACCAGTTGAGAATCAACTCTTTAAATTCAGATGCCACAATAAACACTGATTTTTGTGAGGAATTTTACTCCACATTCATAGCAGAAACAAACATAAACAGCAGTATGCCTTCCCCCACCCACATCAGCCAGTCACTCTCAGAACTTTTAAATGAGCCCATTGATATTTCTGACCTTTCGCTGTGTAAGGCTTTTAACAGCAACCATCCTGAAAACACACCAGAATGTAATGATTCTGACTCAGGCATTTCTGTGAACACAAGCTCCAACACGACATCGCCAGAACACTCAGTAGAGTCTTCCATCTGTGGAGACACACCGCTCAGCTTCAGTGATTCTGAAATGGAAGAGGTTGACAGTGCTCCTGGAAGCATACACCAGAGCAGCACCAGGACACAGCCAGTGCCATTGCGAGAGGACATGAGCTATCCAATGTCACCCACTCAGGGGCCAGCCATTCCAGCACCTGACGTGCTGCACAGTGTAAGCACACTAAAGAAAGAATTGCCCACCAGTCCTGGTCACCAGAAAACCCCATTCACAAAAGACAAGCACACAAGCCGCCTAGAATCCCATTTCACAAGAGATGAGATGAGAGCAAAAGCTCTTCATATCCCTTTCCCTGTAGAAAAAATTATTAACCTTCGTATGGATGATTTCAATGAAATGATGTCAAAAGAGCAGTTTAATGAGGCTCAGCTTGCACTTATTCGAGATATACGTAGGAGGGGCAAAAACAAGGTGGCTGCTCAGAACTGCcggaaaagaaaactggaaaatatagtGGAACTGGAGCAAGATTTGGATCActtaaaagatgaaaaggaaaagctgctcaaggaaaaaggagaaaatgacaaaagcCTCCATCTACTGAAAAAACAGCTCAGCACCTTATATCTCGAGGTCTTCAGCATGCTACGGGATGAAAATGGAGACCCCTATTCCCCTAGTGAGTATTCCCTGCAGCAAACAAGGGACGGAAATGTATTCCTTGTTCCCAAAAGCAAGAAACCTGACATTAAGAGAAATTAG